From Polynucleobacter sp. AP-Sving-400A-A2:
TCGACCTCTACCGAAACTCCAAAATCACCTATGTCCGCCCCAATGAACGCAGATTTACTGACTCTTTTCACAGGCAACGCAAATCCGGTTTTGGCTCATGCGGTAGCAAAAGAGCTTAACTTACCCATGGGAAAAGCATTTGTGGGTCGATTCTCTGATGGTGAAATCCAGGTAGAAATTCAAGAAAACGTCCGCGGCAAGAACGTGGTTGTTATCCAATCGACTTGCGCTCCAACGAACGACAGTCTGATGGAACTCATGATCATGATTGATGCCCTTAAGCGAGCTTCAGCAAGCCGCATAACCGCAGTGATCCCTTACTTCGGTTACGCTAGACAAGATCGTCGTCCACGCTCTGCACGGGTTGCCATCTCCGCCAGAATCGTAGCAAACATGCTTCAATCTGTTGCCGGTATCGAGCGTGTTTTGACCATGGATCTTCATGCCGACCAAATTCAGGGCTTCTTTGATATCCCAGTAGATAACATTTACGCCTCTCCTGTTCTCCTGGCAGATTTAGAGGCTCAGAAAACTAAAAAAGATCTCATCATTGTTTCGCCGGATATTGGCGGCGTTGTTCGCGCCCGTGCAATGGCTAAACAATTAGGTACAGATTTGGCGATTATTGATAAACGCCGCCCTAAGGCTAACGTATCTGAAGTAATGCACTTAATCGGTGAAGTGGAAGGTCGCCACTGCGTCATCATGGATGACATTATTGATACCGGTGGAACCCTCTGTAAGGCCGCTGAGGCACTGAAAGAGCGTGGTGCCAAGGGCGTTACTGCTTACTGTACTCATGCAGTACTCTCTGGTGGTGCTGTAGCCCGTATTGCTGCCTCCGAGTTAGACGAATTAGTAGTTACTGACACCATTCCATTAACTAGTGAAGCCCTGAAAGTGAGCAAAATCCGTCAATTGAGCGTTGCCCCCATCCTGGCTGAAACCCTTTCCCGCATCAGCAAGGGTGACTCAGTGATGTCGATGTTCGCTGAATAAGCCAAAAATATCGTTTACACCCCCGTTTTTGGTAATTTTGAGCCTTTTCTAGGCAAAAAGCACGATTCCCAAGATATAATTAAAAGCTTTTCTGTTTGGTCGCGAACGGAAATTAACCTTAATTTAGGAATTGAATATGAAAGTAGTAGCCTTTGAAAGAAGCGTACAGGGAACGGGTGCGAGCCGCCGTCTGCGCAACTCCGGTAAAACTCCGGGCATCATCTACGGTGGTAAAGACACCGCAACTGTAATTGAGTTGGATCACAACGCACTGTTTCATGCTCTCCGCAAGGAAGCATTCCACTCATCCATCCTTGATCTCGAAATCGGCGGCAAAGCACAAAAAGTGTTGTTGCGCGATTACCAGATGCATCCATTTAAGCCCTTAGTTTTGCATATCGACTTCCAGCGCGTTTCCGCGACTGAGAAAGTTCACATGCGCGTTCCATTGCATTTTATTAATGCTGACACTTCAGCTGCAGTGAAATTGCAGGGCGCTGTTATCAGCCACATCTCTACTGAATTGGAAATCTCTTGCTTACCAGCAGATTTGCCAGAGTTCATTGAAGTGGACTTAAGCAAGATTGAAGTTGGTCATGGCATCCATGCTAAAGATATCGCATTGCCAAAAGGCGTTACCTTGGTATTACATATTGAGCAAGAAAACCCAGTACTAGCTAACGCACGTATCCCAGCAGTGAAATCTGCCGATACTGAAGCTGCTCCTGCAGCTGCTGCGGCTCCTGCTGCTGAAGCCCCAAAGGATAAAGCTTAATCATTTAAGCCTTATTTTTGCGACAGAGGAAGCCCGCTTACAAGCGGGTTTTCTTTTTTGCAGAAAAGCTTTTATCCTTAAGCACTCATCATGACTAAATTAATTATTGGCCTAGGCAACCCAGGTGAAGAACATATTGAAGATCGGCACAATGCTGGCTTCTGGTTTGTGGACGCACTCGCTAAACAATTAAACATCCGCTTTGAAACTGAAAAACGCTTTCATGGAAAAGTGGCTAAGGCTAAATGGGAAGATGAAGATCTCTTCTTACTCAAACCCAGCACTTATATGAACCTGAGCGGTCAGGCTGTTGGAGCACTATGCCGCTTTCATAAAATTACACCTAAAGATGTGCTGGTAGTACAGGATGAGCTAGATCTTAAGCCTGGCACTGCACGTATCAAGCTTGGCGGCGGTACTGGAGGACATAATGGTTTAAAAGATATCCAAGCCCACTTAGGAACCCCTGATTACTGGCGCCTACGTCTGGGTATTGGCCACCCACGCGATCTTGCCCCAGAGGGTGCACGAGTAATGGACGTGGCTGACTTCGTGTTGAGAAGGCCATTACAACTAGAACAAAAGCAGATTGATGCAAGTATTGAAAATGGCTTACAAATTCTGCCTTTATTTCTAAGAGGTGATACTCAGGCAGCGATGCTCGAATTGCACTCTAAAACAAATTAAACAGTACTAATTACTTATTTAGCGAGTGCTTTTTTAGCAGCAGTTAAGGCTTGATACTTTGCCATTAACTGCGTTTGATTTTCAGAAAACGAGGGATTCATCGGTATACAGTCTACCGGGCAGACTTGCTGACATTGGGGTGCATCGTAATGACCAACACATTCAGTGCATTTATTGGGATCAATCTCGTAGATCTCTAGACCCATGTAGATTGCATCGTTTGGGCATTCAGGCTCACATACATCGCAATTGATGCATTCGTCCGTGATCATTAAAGCCATATGTGCGCCTAGAAGCCTTATTCTTTACTCTTATTGGCTTCAATCTTTTTGATCAACCACTTTTCTACCGATGGGAATACAAACTTACTCACATCACCACCCATAGAGGCAATCTCACGCACAAAGGTGCCAGAGATAAATTGATATTGGTCTGATGGTGTCAGAAATAGTGTTTCAACATCGGGTAATAAATAGCGATTCATACCAGCCATCTGGAATTCATATTCAAAATCAGATACTGCACGTAAGCCACGCACAATTACACGCGCATTATGTTCGCGAGCAAAATCTTTTAACAGGCCTGTAAATCCGACAATCTTCACATTGGAGTAATGGCCAAGAACTTCTTTGGCAATCTCAATGCGCTCATCGAGCGCAAAGAAAGGGCGTTTGCTACGACTATCAGCAACACCTACAATGAGTTCGCCAAAAATGCTTGAGGCGCGACGCACTAGGTCCTCGTGACCACGAGTGAAGGGATCAAATGTTCCAGGGTATACAGCAACAGTCATAAGGCTCCTAAGGCTTTTTCAGCTACAGGCAAGAGTTTAGTCCCTCTTGGAGCGAAATAGACAAGCTTTTACTTGTCCAGCCTCTAAGTATTTTCCACAATGCCAATCAGGTACTAAAGCCTCAATCTGCTCACGGGGGCGACTAGCAGGAAACTCTACGTAAATGCCCCCGCCCGCACTGTCATCACACACACGAGCAGCCTCTATAAACGCTTGATTTAATAGACCCTCTTCCTGAAAGGGTGGGTCTATAAAAATCAAGTTGCTGGAGCGATCAGCTTGTTGTTTTAAGAACTCCAAGCTATCTCTGTGAAGAATCTGCACATCTCCAGGAGCAGGAGATGACTCCAGCAAAGCAAAATTCGCTAGGAGTTTGGCATAGGCCTGTTTGTCTTTTTCTAATAGGGTTACTGAAATAGCATGTCGTGAGGCGGCCTCAAAACCTAATGCGCCAGTTCCAGCAAACAAATCTAAACAACGCAAACCGACCAAATCTTGTCCGAGCCAATTAAAGAGAGTCTCACGAATGCGATCGGTAGTGGGGCGAAGACCGGGTAAATCCAGTACACCTAGCAAACGACTGCGCCAAACCCCACCAATAATGCGAACTTTCTGTGGGGGCTCAGAACGTATGCCTAATGAAGCTGACTTAACTAGCTTATTTATTTTTCGCTCCTAAGACCACAATTTTCATGCGATCCATGGCTAAGTATTTTTGAAACGCCGCTTTGACTTGCTCAAGGCTAACCGTCTCCACTTGCTTGGTCCAAATCTCCATCGTATCGAGAGGCAAATTATTCCAAGCAATGGATGACACGTTATCGAGTAACTTACGGTTGTTATCAATTCTTAAAGGATAGCCATTGATTAAGTTTGCTTTGGCTGCCTCGAGCTCCGCTTGCGTTGGGCCATCAGTAATAAATTGCGCAATGGTTGAACTCATTACCTCTAGTGCTAAAGTAGCTTGATCATTCTTTGTTTGTAAGCCCGCCTGAAATATCCCCGCATCCTTACCTGGGGCAAAGTAGCTAAACACACTATAAGCAAGGCCACGCTTCTCGCGCACCTCTGACATCAGACGGGATACAAAGCCGCCACCGCCCAAAATATAGTTACCCACTAGTAATGGGAAGAAATCGGGGTTGTTACGGTTTATCGCAGTCATCCCCATAGTAATATGCGCTTGCTGAGAATCAAACGGAATGGCAACTTCGCGTTGACTTAAAGGCTCCACTGGTGAGCGCTCAAACTCTGGTAACTTAGCTACAGGAAATCCAGACTGAGGCACTCTTTGCAATAAACCCTGAACAATTTCAGTAGCCTCGGCTTTGCTTACATCACCCACAATGCTGACAATCATTCGATCACCACGGTAAAGCTGTTTATGAAACTGCTGCAGGTCGCTTGCGCTGATATTGGCAATACTTTTCACTGTTGGTGAATTGGCCAGCGGATAGTTTCCATAAACGGATTTTCTAAAGCGACGATCCAACACTGACTCCGGCTTTGTCTCCGACTCTAGCAGTGCAGTAGTCATCCTTTGCTTCTCACGCGCCAAGATCTTTGCATCATAGGTAGGCGCGCTCAACATCGCCGAAGCCAATTGAACGGCGCGATCACGTAAATCTTTACGACTCAAAGTCCGAATACGCATGACAGCGCGCTCACCGCCAACAGAAATACCGAGGTTTGCACCAAGGTCTGCAATCTCATCAGCAATCTGCGCCTCATTTAACAGACCCTTATCAGATTTAGCGCCATAGTTCATTAGCCGCCCAGCCATAGTAGCTAAGCCACTCTTCACTTCTGGATCGTAACGGTCGCCCGCATCAATACTGATCTCGATATCCACCATGGGCAGTGCCTTGGTTTGTACTAAATAGGCTTGCGCGCCCTTGAAGGAGTCTAGTTTTTCAATAGGTAATATCGCGTGTGCTGATGTGCTTACTCCAACTATCAGCGCAATTGCAAAACAGATTTGCGAGAGGAATTTATTTAGCATCACGATTGCCTCCTTGGTTGCTCTCACCGGACTGCCGTGCCTGTGGGTCTAGGACTGCTATGGTGAGCCCCTCATCTACTAAATATTTTTTTGCAACAGCTTGGACTTGTGCGGGAGTAATGGTTTGCATCTTCTCGAGCATCACATCAATATCTTTCCAGGAGAATCCAGCCATCTCTGTACTGCCGATTTCCATGGCCTGCCCGAAAATGGAATCGCGCTTATAAATTTGATCAGACAAAATGCGCACCTTCACCCGCTTGAGCTCTGACTCTAAGATTCCTTTATCAACAACTTCTTTCAAGGCTTTACGAATACTTTTCTCCGCCTGCTCTACTGTCTTGCCTTTGGCCATGCTGCTACTAATAAAAAATAGTTCAGGTCCTCTAGAGATCATGTCGTAACCCACGCCTACATCATTTACTACGCGCTCTTGCTTTACCAGCGTGCGATTTAAGCGTGCGTTGTCATAACCGTCAAGCACAGCAGACAAAAGTTCTAGCGCATAAGGTTCATTGTTGTCCAAGCTCCCTACTTCTAGCTTAGGAACTTTCCATGCCATTGCTAGTTGCGCACTATCAGCAGGTGCTTTTACTTGCACTCGCTTAGTGCCTTTTTGCACGGGTTCAATCTGGGGCTTACGTTCTGGCAACTCTCTAGCGGAAGCAACTCCGTAATATTTTTCCACCGCTCGTAAAATCACTTGAGGATCGACATCACCAGCAATGACAACAGTTGCGTTATTTGGTTTGTACCAACTGCGATACCAATCACGTGCATCTATGGCTTTCATATTAACCAAATCATTCATCCATCCAACCACCGGATGACGGTAAGGGGAACTCATATACGCGGTAGCAGTGAGCGATTCATTGAGCAAGCTGCTGGGATTATCTTCCGTACGCAGTCGACGCTCTTCCATCACCACCTGAATTTCTTTCAAAAATTCTGCATCATCAAAATTGAGGTTGGACATCCGATCAGCCTCTAATCTCATCACCTCATCTAGCTTAGACTTTTCAACTTGCTGAAAGTAAGCGGTGTAGTCACGGGAGGTAAAGGCATTTTCTCGACCGCCCACTGCTGCAACTAAGCGCGAGAACTCACCTGACTTTACTTTGTGGGTGCCCTTGAACATCATGTGCTCCAGCACATGCGCTACCCCAGTCTTGCCATTCACCTCATCCATGGAGCCCGCGCGATACCAAACCATGTGTGCAACGGTAGGTGCACGATGATCTTCACGCACAATCAACTTAAGGCCATTGGAGAGTTGAAACTCGTGGGTATTTGCTTGCCCCACCTCTGGAGCCGCAAAAGCAGCAGAACAGCTGAGGACCAAATAGAGAGAAAAACTGAATAAAGTTGAACGCATCTGCAAGATCACCTATCCCAAGAATTTAATTGATAAGATGCAAGGATTAAATTGTATCGATTATGTTCGGCCTACGTAAAACTCTCGGATCCTTATTCCAATCTATTCAGACTGATGAAGCCTGGTTTGATGCCCTAGAAGAATCTCTTATTCTGAGCGATGTGGGCCTTCTCACGACCGAACAATTGATTAATAAGCTCCGTAAAGCCGCCAAATCGGAAAAAGCCAGCAGCCCTGAAGAACTCAAGCAACTACTGATCGAAGAAGTGGCGATACTCCTGAAAGCCTTGGAGGCTAACCCCAATCCCCTGTACGTCCATGAGCAAAAGACCACACCAGAGGTGTGGCTAGTAATAGGTGTCAATGGTGCTGGCAAGACCACCACGATCGGTAAACTCTGCAGACTTTTTCAGTCGCAAGGTAAATCTGTCTTACTGGCAGCTGGCGATACTTTCCGGGCCGCGGCACGCAACCAGCTCCTTGAATGGGGTGGCCGCAATCAGGTCGATGTCATCATGCAAGAAAGTGGTGATGCGGCGGCAGTGGCGCACGATGCCATTCATGCGGCGATTTCTCGCAAAAGCGATATCCTGATCATTGATACCGCTGGCAGACTGGCTACTCAAGACCATCTGATGGAAGAGTTAAAGAAGATCAAAAGAGTGATTGGTAAAGCTCTTCCTGGGGCGCCTCACCAGACTTTGCTTGTTCTTGATGGCAATACTGGTCAAAACGGTTTAAGCCAAGTAAGAGCCTTTCATGCCGCTTTAGAACTTTCTGCCTTAATTGTGACTAAATTGGACGGCACCGCTAAAGGTGGAGTCATTTGCGCACTTGCACAGACCCTCGGCGATGGGCTAAAACCAGCGGTTCTAGCTTTAGGCAAAGGTGAGGGAATTGATGATTTAGCCCCCTTCACGGCCGCACAATATTCTTCTGAATTATTCAATTAAATCATAGACTTATGGAAGTAAAAAACCATTAGCACTCTCTTGACAAGAGTGCTAAAATAGACGTCTATTAATACCAAAAGCATATAAAAGAAAATGGTTCAAAAGAAAGCATACAAACCGCAATTGCAAGCAAGGCAAACACTGCCAGCAGCGCAGACTGCTGCGGCTTCGCTTGCCTTTCCGATGCTGCCTTCCCTGGGGGTTGGCACACTCGACTCTTACATCTCCTATGTGAACCGCGTACCGATGCTTAGCGCTGCAGAGGAACTGCACCTTGCGCAAGAATTTCGTCGCACTGAAAATGTCGATGCTGCGAAGACTTTAGTTCTCTCGCACCTGCGCTTGGTGGTATCTGTGGCACGTCAATACCTTGGCTATGGCATTCCCCATGCTGACTTAATTCAAGAAGGCAATATTGGTTTGATGAAGGCTGTCAAACGCTATGACCCTAACCAAGGCGCACGCTTAGTCTCCTATGCTATCCATTGGATTAAGGCAGAGATTCATGAGTACATCCTCAAAAATTGGCGCTTAGTCAAAGTTGCTACAACGAAGGCGCAACGTAAGTTGTTCTTCAATCTGCGTAGTAACAAGCCTACTCTAGCCGCTCTGACACCAAATGAAGTTGAGGCTTTAGCGAAAGCGCTCGATGTCAAAGGTTCCGACGTGAAAGAAATGGAAATGCGTCTTGCTGGTGGCGATGTTGCCCTAGAGGGCGATGACAGCAATGATGAATCAGCTTATGCACCTATTCAGTGGTTAGCTGATAACACTCAAGAGCCTACTGAAATGATGGCTGCTGCTGCGACTGATGCATTACATGGTCCTCAGCTTGACCAAGCACTCATGGCGCTCGATGAGCGTAGTCGCAATATTGTGCAGTCACGTTGGTTGGCTATGGATGCAGAGGGCAATGGGACAAAAA
This genomic window contains:
- a CDS encoding pitrilysin family protein; translated protein: MRSTLFSFSLYLVLSCSAAFAAPEVGQANTHEFQLSNGLKLIVREDHRAPTVAHMVWYRAGSMDEVNGKTGVAHVLEHMMFKGTHKVKSGEFSRLVAAVGGRENAFTSRDYTAYFQQVEKSKLDEVMRLEADRMSNLNFDDAEFLKEIQVVMEERRLRTEDNPSSLLNESLTATAYMSSPYRHPVVGWMNDLVNMKAIDARDWYRSWYKPNNATVVIAGDVDPQVILRAVEKYYGVASARELPERKPQIEPVQKGTKRVQVKAPADSAQLAMAWKVPKLEVGSLDNNEPYALELLSAVLDGYDNARLNRTLVKQERVVNDVGVGYDMISRGPELFFISSSMAKGKTVEQAEKSIRKALKEVVDKGILESELKRVKVRILSDQIYKRDSIFGQAMEIGSTEMAGFSWKDIDVMLEKMQTITPAQVQAVAKKYLVDEGLTIAVLDPQARQSGESNQGGNRDAK
- a CDS encoding pitrilysin family protein, which codes for MLNKFLSQICFAIALIVGVSTSAHAILPIEKLDSFKGAQAYLVQTKALPMVDIEISIDAGDRYDPEVKSGLATMAGRLMNYGAKSDKGLLNEAQIADEIADLGANLGISVGGERAVMRIRTLSRKDLRDRAVQLASAMLSAPTYDAKILAREKQRMTTALLESETKPESVLDRRFRKSVYGNYPLANSPTVKSIANISASDLQQFHKQLYRGDRMIVSIVGDVSKAEATEIVQGLLQRVPQSGFPVAKLPEFERSPVEPLSQREVAIPFDSQQAHITMGMTAINRNNPDFFPLLVGNYILGGGGFVSRLMSEVREKRGLAYSVFSYFAPGKDAGIFQAGLQTKNDQATLALEVMSSTIAQFITDGPTQAELEAAKANLINGYPLRIDNNRKLLDNVSSIAWNNLPLDTMEIWTKQVETVSLEQVKAAFQKYLAMDRMKIVVLGAKNK
- the ftsY gene encoding signal recognition particle-docking protein FtsY; translation: MFGLRKTLGSLFQSIQTDEAWFDALEESLILSDVGLLTTEQLINKLRKAAKSEKASSPEELKQLLIEEVAILLKALEANPNPLYVHEQKTTPEVWLVIGVNGAGKTTTIGKLCRLFQSQGKSVLLAAGDTFRAAARNQLLEWGGRNQVDVIMQESGDAAAVAHDAIHAAISRKSDILIIDTAGRLATQDHLMEELKKIKRVIGKALPGAPHQTLLVLDGNTGQNGLSQVRAFHAALELSALIVTKLDGTAKGGVICALAQTLGDGLKPAVLALGKGEGIDDLAPFTAAQYSSELFN
- a CDS encoding YfhL family 4Fe-4S dicluster ferredoxin, which encodes MALMITDECINCDVCEPECPNDAIYMGLEIYEIDPNKCTECVGHYDAPQCQQVCPVDCIPMNPSFSENQTQLMAKYQALTAAKKALAK
- the rpoH gene encoding RNA polymerase sigma factor RpoH, coding for MVQKKAYKPQLQARQTLPAAQTAAASLAFPMLPSLGVGTLDSYISYVNRVPMLSAAEELHLAQEFRRTENVDAAKTLVLSHLRLVVSVARQYLGYGIPHADLIQEGNIGLMKAVKRYDPNQGARLVSYAIHWIKAEIHEYILKNWRLVKVATTKAQRKLFFNLRSNKPTLAALTPNEVEALAKALDVKGSDVKEMEMRLAGGDVALEGDDSNDESAYAPIQWLADNTQEPTEMMAAAATDALHGPQLDQALMALDERSRNIVQSRWLAMDAEGNGTKTLHDLASEYGISAERVRQIETAALKKMRSLLQTEAA
- the rsmD gene encoding 16S rRNA (guanine(966)-N(2))-methyltransferase RsmD, which translates into the protein MNKLVKSASLGIRSEPPQKVRIIGGVWRSRLLGVLDLPGLRPTTDRIRETLFNWLGQDLVGLRCLDLFAGTGALGFEAASRHAISVTLLEKDKQAYAKLLANFALLESSPAPGDVQILHRDSLEFLKQQADRSSNLIFIDPPFQEEGLLNQAFIEAARVCDDSAGGGIYVEFPASRPREQIEALVPDWHCGKYLEAGQVKACLFRSKRD
- the pth gene encoding aminoacyl-tRNA hydrolase: MTKLIIGLGNPGEEHIEDRHNAGFWFVDALAKQLNIRFETEKRFHGKVAKAKWEDEDLFLLKPSTYMNLSGQAVGALCRFHKITPKDVLVVQDELDLKPGTARIKLGGGTGGHNGLKDIQAHLGTPDYWRLRLGIGHPRDLAPEGARVMDVADFVLRRPLQLEQKQIDASIENGLQILPLFLRGDTQAAMLELHSKTN
- a CDS encoding 50S ribosomal protein L25/general stress protein Ctc — encoded protein: MKVVAFERSVQGTGASRRLRNSGKTPGIIYGGKDTATVIELDHNALFHALRKEAFHSSILDLEIGGKAQKVLLRDYQMHPFKPLVLHIDFQRVSATEKVHMRVPLHFINADTSAAVKLQGAVISHISTELEISCLPADLPEFIEVDLSKIEVGHGIHAKDIALPKGVTLVLHIEQENPVLANARIPAVKSADTEAAPAAAAAPAAEAPKDKA
- a CDS encoding ribose-phosphate pyrophosphokinase; this encodes MNADLLTLFTGNANPVLAHAVAKELNLPMGKAFVGRFSDGEIQVEIQENVRGKNVVVIQSTCAPTNDSLMELMIMIDALKRASASRITAVIPYFGYARQDRRPRSARVAISARIVANMLQSVAGIERVLTMDLHADQIQGFFDIPVDNIYASPVLLADLEAQKTKKDLIIVSPDIGGVVRARAMAKQLGTDLAIIDKRRPKANVSEVMHLIGEVEGRHCVIMDDIIDTGGTLCKAAEALKERGAKGVTAYCTHAVLSGGAVARIAASELDELVVTDTIPLTSEALKVSKIRQLSVAPILAETLSRISKGDSVMSMFAE
- the coaD gene encoding pantetheine-phosphate adenylyltransferase, which codes for MTVAVYPGTFDPFTRGHEDLVRRASSIFGELIVGVADSRSKRPFFALDERIEIAKEVLGHYSNVKIVGFTGLLKDFAREHNARVIVRGLRAVSDFEYEFQMAGMNRYLLPDVETLFLTPSDQYQFISGTFVREIASMGGDVSKFVFPSVEKWLIKKIEANKSKE